In Cyclopterus lumpus isolate fCycLum1 chromosome 13, fCycLum1.pri, whole genome shotgun sequence, the genomic window GTGACCTCGACCCCGACCCGCCTCGGGATGAACTCCACCACGTTCACCCCGAACCCCCCCATGTTCACCTTCACCAGAGCCGACAGGATGACACACATTAACGTTATCAGTACACTTGTTTTCAATTAGGACGCCTCTACAACCTGTTTGTCTGTACCAAACTTAAAGCACGGGGGGTCACATGACCACGTGCATATATATCATttcgttatatatatatatatttttctacatttaaattttcctttcaaatcatctatttttctattttagcAGATATATCATAGAATATAGCGTAGCATTCATAagctatttattattatttagttgttTCTCATCCGACACTTAAAGAACCTGCTGGCGTCCTTTTCTATTAGTCTGGCGATGCTGCCCCCTTGTGGCCAACGGTGGCATCGTTTGCCTGCAGTTTGGTCTCTTGTTGCTGTGTTGAGTGTTTGTATGGTTTTTAAAGATTTGTCCaacttttcttaaaaaaaagaaaaaagagaaagtgaatGTTTCTTTTGTAGCGACGTTAACGGAGGAGGATCTCGTGTCTCGTCACAAAGTGTATTCATTAAAATttggagaattaaaaaaaaaaaaaaaagagtacattTCAACAGCGACGGCTTGATCTGATTTAAGAAAGTTTCTACTGGAACGATATACAGTGAACGAGCCACTCTGGTAGAAGGAGCATCATTTGTACGCAGTGttattttaaagaagaaaaaaagtacttttgtataaaaacaatttgttggcaaaaaaaaaaaagtatctttgtACAGCTGTGGAGAAGTATATCAGATGTTATGGTGATACAGTGCATGTTTCCCTCCTGAACGTTATTAAATCTGGATCGATATAAATGgacgacaaacacacacacacactttagctgCTACCTCCCTCGTGGCTGCTGTCTCTTCTCCGTTGGTCATCGTTTAATGTTTGAATAAACTCAAAGGGTCACTGTGTCACTGCGTCGCTTCTTATCGGTGTCAGCCAGCGCTCGCTTGGCCTCCCAGCGCCGGATGGTCGAGGTCCACCGCTCCAACTCCGCCTCCTGTTGGGGAGAAACCTGCAACACAAAGCAGCGGGAATagaacaacacttttttttttttttttacgacaacAAGCTGTGCACAACGGATAATAACAACAGATGAGATTACCAGTTAAACCAGTCTGCCAGATGAAATGCTGTTTCTCTTTACAGCTGCACTGGGAGCAGCTGGCAGCATGAGCGGTTTGGAGTGAACACTGATTCAGGAAATGTGTTACTTTCattgtgttgattctggcgccccctgtggactaaagtggtggtgcctttagaaaacctcattTACTGCAACAGGGTCTgaccacggtggactggtctctactggatctgggtctagtccacggtggactagagctgaaggaggttctgctgaacctgcatgacgtcatctttaagaagaactctctagaaccagactaccttctctctggtggtctgtttactgatggaggtctgtagaggaccaggaccacactgagactggttcaggactagtTACAAGTGTTCCTCACTCATCTTTATTGTTACCTCCGCTTTGTGTAGttctctgctcctctgctctctgatgAAAGCCGTCTGTTCTGACACCAGCCGCTCCAGCTCAGACGCCCGTCGCCGGAGCTCCCGATTGGCCGTGGACAGGTCACCTGACCCGGCCGACGAGTCCCCCGCTGAGCGCGTTAGCTACGCGAGGGAAAACGGGGGAAGTCACAGAAACGAGAGTGTTCGTTCTACATTCGCTGaacttaaaaaagaagaacaaataataaCAGCCGTCTCGTACTTCTGAGGGTTCTCGGCGCGGCGTCTCCGCGGACTCGTCTTCGCGCCTCCGTCGTTTCGCGGCGCCGAGCTCTTCGGACAAACGACCGATCTTCGACCGAGCCTCGAGCAGCTCCTCGTCTCTGCGGAGCAAAGAACGCCGTTAGCGACGCGTAACCTGAGCGAGACGCGTCACGTGATCCAGACGTCACGCGTAACCTGAGCGAGACGCGTCACGTGATCCAGACGTCACGCGTCACGTGATCCAGACGTCACGCGTCACCTGAGCGAGACGCGTCACGTGATCCAGACGTCACGCGTCACCTGAGCGAGACGCGTCACGTGATCCAGACGTCACGCGTCACCTGAGCGAGACGCGTCACGTGATCCAGACGTCACGCGTCACCTGAGTGCGGCGGCGACCCGATGCCGCTCCAGACTCTGGGCCAGACGCTTGTTGATCACTCTGGCCGCATCCGAGGCCTTCTGCAAGGACTCCagctgagagacacacacacacacacacacacacacacacacacacacacacacacacacacacacacacacacacacacacacacacacacacacacacacacacacacacacacacacacacacacacacacacacacacacacacacacacacacacacacacacacacacacacacacacacacacacacacacacacacgacaggaTCTAATAAGGATGAATAATGAGAAACTTTATTGAGATATGTATATATCAATGTATCGATAATGAGCTTCATAAGCAACAGCAGCTatcatccagtgtgtgtgtgtgtgtgtgtgtgtgtgtgtgtgtgtgtgtgtgtgtttacagctcTGCTGCTCTTGGAGTGAGTAGACGTCAGGAGCCACTGGAGTTTCTCCACCTCTGCTCGGTGTTTACCGATTTCTCTCTGAGCCTGCAGTCTGGCACTGAGGAAAGCAAAACGCGTAgcgtcacgtgtgtgtgtgtgtctctcacacacacacacacacacaaaagtagCATCTTTAACCCCGTTGAGCTCTGACCTGTCCTCCTGCTTGAGGTGGAGCTCGTCACGAGAGGCCTGGTTGGTTTCCAAGGTTTGACCGTCGGCAGCTTCCTGCTCCCTGAACTAcagcacaaatatatatatatatatacacatatatatatacatatatacatatatatacatacatatacacatatacatatatacatacatacacatatacatatatacatacatacacatatacatatatacatacatacatatatatatatacacacatacatatatatacatatatacacacatatatatatatacacatatacatatatatatacacatatacatacacatatatatacacatatacatatatatatatacatatacgtatatatatatatacacgtatatacatatatatacatatacacatatatatatacacatatatatatacacatatacatatatatacatatatatatatacgtatatatacatatacgtatatatatatacacatatacatatatacatatgtatatatatacatatatatatatatacgtatatatacatatacatatatatacatatacacatatatatatacacatatacatatatatacatatatatatatatacgtatatatacatatacgtatatatatatacacatatacatatatacatatgtatatatatatacatatatatatacgtatatatacatatacgtatatatatatacacatatacatatatatacatatacacatatatatatacacacatatatattcagTGCACTAATTGAAAGGTGTATCCGGTATATCTGCACATTgctatattaatatacatactATTGATCCACATTAacagtatacatacacatacatacacacgtacttCAGTACCTCAGTTCCGGACTCCTGTTGTCTGGCCGTGCTCAGCTCCCCCCGCAGCCTCTCAATGGTTCGCTCCAACACTTCCCTCTGAGTGGCGGCCGCCTCTCGTGCAGCGGAGGAGCTCTGCAGGAGCCGTGAATGTCCGTCTTTGAGCTTCTCTCTGGAGAGAGACGGATTTATATTCATAACTCTAAATAAAAATCCACTTACAAAAACTTAAACTTAGACCGTCAGATGATGGGGAATCTCAGATTTCATTAAATTATGACACCGAGGAGAAGTCCAAACCGGATTCATATCGAAGATGGATAACAGAGGCTGGctttgatttatatattttttaataaaaggacAAATATCAAATATCAGTCTAAGActttgcaaatatatatatatatatatatatatatatatatatatagatatatatatatatatatatatatatatatatatatcttttagcGTCGCTTTGTTTCTTTCACTCGTCTCTGATGTGGgaaaacaagagaaagagacGGGCGACTGTGGTCTAATTGGtcgttgttttaaaaaaaatatatatatatatatatatatataaataaagggGAAGTTGAATCGCAGCAGCTGAGGACTCACAGCTCCAACTGCAGGTTCACTTTATCTGTTAGCGCCACCTGCAGCTCAGAGTGGGCGTTACGTCTGGTCGCCTCCAGCAGCAAATCCTGGTTTCTAAGCTGCTCGATGAGACGAGTCCTCAGGGCCTAAAAGAGAAGGGAgagaatataaatacatacacacacacacatatatactgtatatataaacacacacataaatatacatacatatacacacacacacacacatatatactgtatatataaacacacatttatattcatacacacatacatgcatatatatatatatatatatatacacacatatatatatatatatatatatatatatatatatatatatatacacacacacacacatatatatatacatatacatacacacatatatatatatatatatatatatatacacacacacacacatatatatatatatatatatatatatatatgtatgtatgtatatacatatatatatgtgtgtatatatatatatgtatatatatacacacacacatatatatatgtatatatatacacacatatatatatatatatatatatacatatatatacatatatatatatacatacacacatatatatatatatacatacatatatatacgtgtatatatatatgtatgtatatatacatatatatgtgtgtgtatatatatatatatatacacacatacatatatatatatatatacatacatacatacatatatatatacatacatatacatacatatatatatatacacacacacacacacacacacacacacacacacacacacacacacacataagacgTACCcatctcctctctgcctcctcctccagctgccgcCTCATCTTCTCTTTCATCGGACCGTAAAGGGAACGTTCTCGTTAAGTTGGTTCTCTCTCAAGttatacaacaaaataaatgtcgGACGTGTTTTGAGAatgaaaagagacaaaatataaaaaccACCTCCGTCAGTTTCTGACTCATCTCCAGTTTGACGACCTTCAGCTCGTCGGCCGCCAACGCCACGTCCACCTGGAGCAGGAGACAAGCGGCCATGATGGTTTTTGACCAACATGAAGGACTCTTTCTTTAAAATACTTATTATTAGAGCGTCACCTTGGCGGCGGCGGCTTCCTCCACCCTCTGCCCC contains:
- the LOC117741659 gene encoding coiled-coil domain-containing protein 150-like isoform X1, coding for MFENQSLPLNVPLSHPAARRPGPRASDPPAPPPHAGGGGSRRACSRHGGAGGPQGPDRGIRTLESYEGASGLREGGDGAQGPASAGLQGERRSPQRGGEAGAEGGGSRRRQGGRGVGGRRAEGRQTGDESETDGEKMRRQLEEEAERRWALRTRLIEQLRNQDLLLEATRRNAHSELQVALTDKVNLQLELEKLKDGHSRLLQSSSAAREAAATQREVLERTIERLRGELSTARQQESGTEFREQEAADGQTLETNQASRDELHLKQEDSARLQAQREIGKHRAEVEKLQWLLTSTHSKSSRALESLQKASDAARVINKRLAQSLERHRVAAALRDEELLEARSKIGRLSEELGAAKRRRREDESAETPRREPSELTRSAGDSSAGSGDLSTANRELRRRASELERLVSEQTAFIREQRSRELHKAEVSPQQEAELERWTSTIRRWEAKRALADTDKKRRSDTVTL
- the LOC117741659 gene encoding coiled-coil domain-containing protein 150-like isoform X2 encodes the protein MSRSATLPLGVRAPEPLTLLHRRLMLAEEEAEGLVRDMGALGVPRGRIVGSAPSSPTKEHRASGREAMELRDRLRRACRERDEARREVGRLGQRVEEAAAAKVDVALAADELKVVKLEMSQKLTEMRRQLEEEAERRWALRTRLIEQLRNQDLLLEATRRNAHSELQVALTDKVNLQLELEKLKDGHSRLLQSSSAAREAAATQREVLERTIERLRGELSTARQQESGTEFREQEAADGQTLETNQASRDELHLKQEDSARLQAQREIGKHRAEVEKLQWLLTSTHSKSSRALESLQKASDAARVINKRLAQSLERHRVAAALRDEELLEARSKIGRLSEELGAAKRRRREDESAETPRREPSELTRSAGDSSAGSGDLSTANRELRRRASELERLVSEQTAFIREQRSRELHKAEVSPQQEAELERWTSTIRRWEAKRALADTDKKRRSDTVTL